The following nucleotide sequence is from Deltaproteobacteria bacterium.
CGTATGGCCCTGAGTCCATCGATGGAATGCACCGCCTGTTTTCGAAATGAGAAGCGCGTGATGATGCGAAGGACCCTCGCAGCTCAAGCCAATGAACGAACACTCCAGTCGTCCGTCATGCCCGCAATCTTCTAGCGGGCATCCAGGGGCGTGTGGCGGACCGGATGGATTCCCGCTCAAAAAACTGCGGGAATGACGACACGCGTTGGTTCATGGGCACTCCAAGCCGGCATCTTCACCAGTGCGGTGATGGCGAAGTCCTCGCGGCGATTGCTCGGGGTCCGTGGGCGGGGCTTGCGACAGCGCTGCCGGAATGATTGGAGCACTCTCCACCACAAAAGAGGATGGAAATGACAATCAGACCGATCCTGATCCTAGCGGTTGTGGCAAGCGTGGCAGTTGCCACAGGGTGCAGCGCAACTAAACGCGGCCCGTCTGCAGACACGATCTACACGGGTGGCGACATCATCACCATCAACGACGCCCAGCCTACAGTGGAGGCGGTTGCGGTGAAGGACGGCAAGATTCTCTCCATCGGTGCGCGCAGCCAGATTGACAGCGCGCACAAAGGAGCGACCACGACCGTCGTCGACCTTGCCGGCAAGACCTTGCTGCCTGGCTTCCTCGACCCTCACAGCCACTACTTCAGCGCGCTCTCCGTGGCCAATCAGGTCAACGTCTTCGCGCCGCCGGCCGGACCCGGCAAGGACATTCCCAGCATCGTTGCCGAGATCAAGAAATTCCGCGACGAGCAGAAGGTCCACAAGGGCGAGTTGATTCAAGCCTACGGCTACGATGACAACGCGATGCCGAACGGGGTTGGGCTGACTCGCGATGATCTCGATCTCGACTTCGCGGACAATCCCGTGCTGGTGGGGCATGTGTCGATGCACGGTGCCGTCCTGAACTCGGCGGCGATGAAGCAGTACGGGATTTCCGCAAAGACCAAGACCCCGCCGGGCGGAATCATTCTTCGCAAAGCGGGTTCCAACGAACCGGCGGGCTTGCTGATGGAGACGGCCTTCCTGCCGATCTTTGCTTCACTGCCCAAGCCGAACGCCGAGCAGGAAGTCGCGTGGAGTCGTGCCGGCCAGATGCTCTACGCCGCAGCCGGCATCACTACCGCGCAAGAGGGCGCCACGCACGCGTCGGAGCTTGCGCTGATGCAGCGCGCCGCCGCCGCGGGTGCCAACAGCATCGATGTGGTGGCCTACCCGTTCGTCACCGACTTCGATGCGGTGATCGAGAAGAACCCGGTCAACACGTGGGGCAAGTACGTCAACCGCGTGAAGCTCGGCGGCGCCAAGATCACCCTCGACGGTTCGATCCAGGGCAAGACCGCCTGCTTCACCACGCCGTACCTGACCGGCGGCCCGGGTGGTGAGAAGAACTGGAAAGGCGAGCCCGGATTCCCCGAGGACTACGTGAAGGCCTTCGTCAAGAAGGTCTACGACTTCGGTCTGCCTCTGAACGCTCACGCCAATGGCGATGCCGCGATCGACATGCTCTTGCGGGCGCACGAGTACGCCGCGGCCGGTGATCTCTCCAAGCAGCGCCACGTCACCGTCATCCACTCGCAAATGGTCCGGCCCGACCAGTTGGACAAGTACGTCGCCTACAAGATGACGCCGTCGTTCTTCACCGAACACGCGTACTACTTCGCCGATACGCACCTCCTGAACCGCGGCAAGGAGCAGACGTTCTTCCTCAGCCCGATGCGGGCCGCCATCGACAAGGGACTGCGGCCCACCAATCACACCGACTTCGTCGTTACGCCGCTCGATCAGATGCTCGTGATCTGGACGGCAGTCAATCGGATCTCGCGAAACGGCGTGGTCATCGGGCCGGATCAGCGGATCACGCCGATGGAAGCGTTGAAGGCGATCACCATCAACGTGGCGAACCAATACGGTGAGGAACAGTCCAAAGGTTCGCTGGAGCCCGGCAAGCTCGCCGATCTCGTGATTCTCGACAAGAATCCGCTGACGGTAGATCCCATGACGATCAAGGACATCAAGGTCGTCGAGACGATCAAGGAAGGAAAGACGATCTACAAGGCCAAGCGAGCATCATTACCTGCGCGGAGGGTTGAAGATTCGATGAAGATATTCATCGCTGGCGGTACAGGTGCTATCGGGCGCGTACTCATGCCATTGCTCGCGAGCGCAGGGCACAAGGTCGTAGCGCTTACCCGCTCCGCCGATCGCGCGTCGCAGCTCGAACGGATGGGCGCCGTAGCGGTCGTCGGCGACGTGTACGACCCGGTGCGTCTCGCTGCATTGGTCGTCGAGGCCGAACCGGAGGTCGTCATCCACCAGCTCACCGCGTTTGGAGCCAAGGACGCCGATCCGTTGGCGGAAACTATCCGGGTGCGCACCGAAGGCACGCGCAATCTTGTTTCCGCCGCGCACGCCGCTGGCGCGCGACGATTCATCGCGCAGAGCATTTCGTTCATTTGTTCACCGGGCGGCAGCGGACTTACCGACGAGGATACCCCGCTGTATCTCGATGCACCTCCGGCAATCCGACCCTTGGCTGAGGCCATCGCATCGCTTGAGCGTCAAACGCTCGAAGCGAACGGAATGGCCGCTATTGTCCTCCGCTACGGATGGTTCTACGGCCCCGGAACCAACTACGATCCCGAAGCGGCGATTCCGCGCGCCATTCGCATGGGCAAGATGCCGATAGTTGGCGCGGGCGCCGGAACCTATTCGTTCATCAACCTGCATGACGCCGCCGCAGCAACGGTGAAGGCGCTGACGCATGATGGGCAAGGCATCTACAACATCGTGGATGACTCGCCAGCGCGATTGAGTGAGTGGCTGCCGTTCGCCGCCAAGCTCCTCGACGCGCCCGCGCCCACTCACATGGACGAGGCTCTCGCTCGGCAGAAGCTCGGCGACATGCTGGTGTACATCATGAATGAACAACGCGGCGCATCGAATGCCAAAGCCAAGCGCGAACTCCAGTGGGAGCCGCGTATCCGCTCGTGGCGTGAAGGATTCAGCAGTATCTATGCAGCATCTCGCTGTTAGGCTACCCGACAAGCCGCTCACCGAACGACGCGCAGAAAAGAACGCGCGCTCTTGATGTTCGTGATCTGGACGGCAGTCAATCGGATCTCCCGAGACGGTGTGGTCATCGGATCGGATCAGCGGATCACGCCGATGGAAGCGTTGAAGGCGATCAGCATCAACGTGGCGAACCAATACGGCTAGGAACAGTCCAAGGGTTCGCGAATTGGGGTTGGCGCGATCACCGTCGACGATGTCATCGCTCGGCGCGCGATCGAACGACCAGCGCGCCGGCGCACGCAATGAGTGCGCAGGAGCCCATCATAGCGACCGCGATGCTGGTCGCCTGGGCGAGGATGCCGAGCGCGATTCCGAGAGAGATCTCGCCGAAGTACTCGGCCTGGGCGAGGAAGGATTGCACCGTCGCGCGCACGTCGCTGGTGGCGCGCCGGTTGACCCAGATCACGCTGACGCAACGGGTCACGGTCAACGAGATGCCGCTCACGAGCAGCACGCCCGCCATTGCGGTGATGTCGTCGGGCGCCACGGCGAGCACGATCAGGCCGAGCGCACCGATGATGCACGCCGCCGAATACACGCGCCGGCCGACGCCCACGCCGTCGATGCGCGCCTCGACGATACGGAGCGCGAGCGCGCCGACCGCCAAGGTGACGAGACCGAGGGCGGTGAGCCACACGATCGGAGCGGGTCTTTCGGGGAAGCCGAGCTCGACGAGCCGCTTGGGGAACAACCGACCGAACGCTTCCGCGGCACCGTTCACGAGGATCGTCGCGGCGAAGACGAGCAGGATCTCGTGATCGCGGCGCGCGAGGTCGACCCCACGGCGGAAGATCGACACCGACTTCCGCCAACGGTGTTCGCGGGTTGGGGTGAAGTGGTGTTCGGTGAACCGCGCCACGACGAACAACCCCAGCGCTAGCATTGCGAGACCGGAGACCACGATCGACGTGGCGAGGTTGGTTGCCCAGGCCAGCGCGCCGAACCCGACTAGGCCGGTGGCCGCTCCAACCTGCTCCCAGCGAGCACTCGCCGTCAACACTGCGGCCGTGCGCTCGGGTCGGTCGAGCTCATCCGTAAGCCACGCGACGTCGGCACCGCTTGAGAACGTCCAAGCCAGCCCCCACAACATCTGCGTCGCCACGAGTGCGGGGAAAGTCGTGACGAGCCCGGTGACCAGCATGCCGGTACCCATCACGAGATGCGCGATCACGATCGACCACTTGCGGCTGATCGTGTCGGCCATGACCCCGGTTGGGATCTCGAACGCCAGCGCAGTGAGGCCCTGCGCGGTGCCGATGAACACGAGCTGGAACGGGGATAGGTTGGCGTCGACGACGAGGTAGAGACTGGTGACGAGCCACCAGCCGCGGTGGAAGATTGCCCGCATGAACGTCCACCGAACGAAGGTGGCGGCGACGTCGCGATCGGGCATCGGAGTACGCTACATCACGGCGACTTGGTCGCAAACCACGCGTACGTCGAGAACGGTCGCCTCACTGGGATCATCGACTGGGGAAACGCGATGGTGACCAATCGGCGCTACGAACTTGGCAAGCTCTACTTCGACACGTTCTTTGCGACAAGGCGCTGTTGTGGGTGTTCCCACCGCCAGTCGTGCAAGCGACGCTACAACAGCGCCGCAGGAGTAAACTGAACCTGAGTGAGCGCTCCAACCGAACGTCATGCTGAGCCGGAGGCGAAGCCTCTCTCTGCACGGTCGGCTCAAGAGAGAGAGATCCTTCACTTCGTTCAGGATGACTGGGGGTCGTTGCCATTCGCCGTACCCACGGACCCGCGTTGACAAGCTTGGGACCCGTTGGTACCGTTCGCGAACGGAGCGGAAATCAGCATGCACGAGCAATCGGCCATCAGCCTATTTTTGGAAATCGCGTTGGCGCCGGACAACATTCCGATCGTCGGCATGATGTTCTTGGTCATGTTCTTCACCTTCATTGGCTTCCGCGAGGCACGCAAAAACGACGAGCTGATCGATCAAGGCCGCGAAGACGAGATCCTCCGCAAGATGCAGGACTAGAGGCGAGGAGTAGCTTCGCATGCCGTTTACGATCATTGCTGAGGACTGCACCGGCTGCACCGCCTGCGAGCAGCGGTGTCCCACGAAGGCCATCAGCGGCGCGCCGCGCATGGTCTATTTCATCGAGCCTGCGCTGTGCATCGATTGCGGCGCGTGCGGCGTCATCTGCCCCGACGACGCGATTCTCGACACCTACGGTAACGTCACCCACGTGCTGAAGAAGCACGAGCGCCCGATTGCCATCGTCCACCCCGACAACTGCAACGGCTGCGGCGTGTGTATCGATGTGTGTCCGTTCGACTGCATCTACCCGTCACCCAACAACGGCCCCGAGTACCTCGGCAACGTCGAGGTGAACGAGAGTAGCTGCGTCGGGTGCAAGCTGTGCGAAGAGGTGTGCGGCTGGGAAGGCATCTACATCATGCCGGCCGGCGAGAAGGGTTCGTTCCTGGAAGGGCTCGGCCCCGAAGCCGAAGAGGCGAACGCGGGCTGAGATAGTTGTTGCGCGTGACGATGAACGGGGAGCGGACACGCTCCCCTTTTTTTTTTGCCCGACTATCCGTCTGCGTTGGTGACCGCTTTTGCGGGCGCGACCGGTTTCGCGTGCGCGGCGGCTTCCTGCAGGTGCTTCTTGGTGTCGTCCGTCAGCAGTCCGTTGGCCTTCAGCCCCTGGGTTCGCTGAAACGCCTCGATCGCATTGACGGTGACCGAATCGATCTTGCCGTCGGCGTCGCCTTGATACTCGTTGAGCCGAGCGAGCTGCTCTTGCACCGCCTTGATGTCCGCAGCACTTGCCTTCTGCTCCAGCGCAATCGACTCGACATCGGGGATCGATGCCTTGATCTTCACCGCTGCGTCGCGCCCGCGCGCTTCGACATCCTGTTTGCTGCAACCGCTGCACGCCACGAGAAGGACCAACACTGCTAAAAATCGACACGCCATCAGATCACCTTGTTGAGCGGATATTCGATGATGCCCACAGCCCCATGCTTGATCAGCTTCGGAATCAACTCGCGCACCACCGGCTCGCTGATCACGCTCTCGACGGCGTACCACTCGATCCCGTGCAACTGCCCGGTCTGAAACAGCGGCGACACCGTCGGGGCGGTCAGACTGGGGATCATCGCGATGACGTCCTGGAGGTTGGCCTTCGGCACGTTCATCTTGATGCCGACCTTGTCTTCCGCCGCCAGCGCGCCTTGCAGCAGCAGGCTGAGTTGCTCGATCTTTTCGCGCTTCCACGGATCGGCGAGGGCGGCGCGATTGGCGATGACTTGCGGGTTGGATTCGAACAGTTCGCACACCACACGCAGCGCGTTGGCGCGCAACGTCGAGCCGGTTTCGGTGACCTCGACGATGGCATCGACCAGTCCGTCAGCCGCCTTGGCTTCGGTGGCGCCCCACGAGAACTCCACTTCGACGGGAATGTTCTGCTCGGCGAAGTAGCGCTTGGTGTAGTTGACCAACTCGGTCGCGATGCGTTTACCCTTGAGGTCTTTGGCGCTCCGCACCGGCGACT
It contains:
- a CDS encoding MFS transporter, which gives rise to MPDRDVAATFVRWTFMRAIFHRGWWLVTSLYLVVDANLSPFQLVFIGTAQGLTALAFEIPTGVMADTISRKWSIVIAHLVMGTGMLVTGLVTTFPALVATQMLWGLAWTFSSGADVAWLTDELDRPERTAAVLTASARWEQVGAATGLVGFGALAWATNLATSIVVSGLAMLALGLFVVARFTEHHFTPTREHRWRKSVSIFRRGVDLARRDHEILLVFAATILVNGAAEAFGRLFPKRLVELGFPERPAPIVWLTALGLVTLAVGALALRIVEARIDGVGVGRRVYSAACIIGALGLIVLAVAPDDITAMAGVLLVSGISLTVTRCVSVIWVNRRATSDVRATVQSFLAQAEYFGEISLGIALGILAQATSIAVAMMGSCALIACAGALVVRSRAER
- a CDS encoding ATP phosphoribosyltransferase — encoded protein: MSLLKLGVPKGSLEGTTIELFRKAGWKISISDRSYFPRIDDDQIRCSLVRAQEMSRYVEDGTFDVGITGKDWILENNSKVEVICDLVYSKASFRPTRWVLVVPEQSPVRSAKDLKGKRIATELVNYTKRYFAEQNIPVEVEFSWGATEAKAADGLVDAIVEVTETGSTLRANALRVVCELFESNPQVIANRAALADPWKREKIEQLSLLLQGALAAEDKVGIKMNVPKANLQDVIAMIPSLTAPTVSPLFQTGQLHGIEWYAVESVISEPVVRELIPKLIKHGAVGIIEYPLNKVI
- a CDS encoding phosphotransferase codes for the protein MEDCPHERPPNEGGGDVAIGHRSTLHHGDLVANHAYVENGRLTGIIDWGNAMVTNRRYELGKLYFDTFFATRRCCGCSHRQSCKRRYNSAAGVN
- a CDS encoding peptidoglycan-binding protein, which produces MACRFLAVLVLLVACSGCSKQDVEARGRDAAVKIKASIPDVESIALEQKASAADIKAVQEQLARLNEYQGDADGKIDSVTVNAIEAFQRTQGLKANGLLTDDTKKHLQEAAAHAKPVAPAKAVTNADG
- a CDS encoding 4Fe-4S binding protein encodes the protein MPFTIIAEDCTGCTACEQRCPTKAISGAPRMVYFIEPALCIDCGACGVICPDDAILDTYGNVTHVLKKHERPIAIVHPDNCNGCGVCIDVCPFDCIYPSPNNGPEYLGNVEVNESSCVGCKLCEEVCGWEGIYIMPAGEKGSFLEGLGPEAEEANAG
- a CDS encoding amidohydrolase family protein, translated to MTIRPILILAVVASVAVATGCSATKRGPSADTIYTGGDIITINDAQPTVEAVAVKDGKILSIGARSQIDSAHKGATTTVVDLAGKTLLPGFLDPHSHYFSALSVANQVNVFAPPAGPGKDIPSIVAEIKKFRDEQKVHKGELIQAYGYDDNAMPNGVGLTRDDLDLDFADNPVLVGHVSMHGAVLNSAAMKQYGISAKTKTPPGGIILRKAGSNEPAGLLMETAFLPIFASLPKPNAEQEVAWSRAGQMLYAAAGITTAQEGATHASELALMQRAAAAGANSIDVVAYPFVTDFDAVIEKNPVNTWGKYVNRVKLGGAKITLDGSIQGKTACFTTPYLTGGPGGEKNWKGEPGFPEDYVKAFVKKVYDFGLPLNAHANGDAAIDMLLRAHEYAAAGDLSKQRHVTVIHSQMVRPDQLDKYVAYKMTPSFFTEHAYYFADTHLLNRGKEQTFFLSPMRAAIDKGLRPTNHTDFVVTPLDQMLVIWTAVNRISRNGVVIGPDQRITPMEALKAITINVANQYGEEQSKGSLEPGKLADLVILDKNPLTVDPMTIKDIKVVETIKEGKTIYKAKRASLPARRVEDSMKIFIAGGTGAIGRVLMPLLASAGHKVVALTRSADRASQLERMGAVAVVGDVYDPVRLAALVVEAEPEVVIHQLTAFGAKDADPLAETIRVRTEGTRNLVSAAHAAGARRFIAQSISFICSPGGSGLTDEDTPLYLDAPPAIRPLAEAIASLERQTLEANGMAAIVLRYGWFYGPGTNYDPEAAIPRAIRMGKMPIVGAGAGTYSFINLHDAAAATVKALTHDGQGIYNIVDDSPARLSEWLPFAAKLLDAPAPTHMDEALARQKLGDMLVYIMNEQRGASNAKAKRELQWEPRIRSWREGFSSIYAASRC